GTGTAATAGGCGGACTTATTATCGGAGATGCGGCAATTAGAGCAGGTTTAACAAATCCTGCCATGCTTGTTGTCATTTCAGGCTCGACTATTGCTACTTTTACACTGGTAAACCAGTGGTTAATTGGAACAATTTCTATAATACGGTTTTTTGTCATCTTTTGCGTTTCCCTTTTTGGTTTTTTTGGTTTTTTTATATCAATCTATATTATTTTAATTTACATTGCTAAAATTCGGATTTTTGGAGTTCCTTATTTAGGCTTAGTCACCCGTATTGATATGATGAATATCTTAAAAACTGTTTTTCGTTTACCCGATTCTAAAAAAGTCAGTAGAGTAAACTCTCTGAACCCTAACGATCCTACCCGAAAAGAAGGGAAATCCTAATGAGGAGAAAACTGATAAAACACTTTTTTCTTACATTGATCGTGCTGACTGTTATTCCGATTGCCGGTTGCTGGGATACAACTGAATCAGAGCGAATGGTATATGCTCAAGGGATTGGAGTGGATTATAAGGATGGCCGTTATACCGTTTATTTACAAGTGATAAATTTACGATTAATGGCTAAATCTGAGTCCAGCGGTCCTGGAGGGGCTCAAGAAAATGTTGAAGTCGGACATGCCTCAGCAGAATCGTTTGATAAAGCAGTCTTCAACCTCTATAAAAGTGCCCAAAGACGCATTTTTTGGGGCCATCTTTCCTATCTTGTTTTCACTGAAGATGCCCTAAAACAAGTGGGGATCAAATCGACCATTGATATGTTGGATCGCTATCGGGAGACACGCTATCGCATTTGGATTTATGCAACGAAGGAACCCCTTTCAAAAGTATTCGTTACTACTCCAATTCTTGATTTGTCTACCGCACTATCAAGGCTAAGTGATCCAAAAGCCGCATTTCATCAAAGTTCGTTTATTCGTCCAATCGATATGAGAGAACTGCTTATTGCGATAGACGAGCCTGGGCACGAGGTAATTATGCCTTTCATAAGCATTTCTGAAAAAGCATGGGTGACAGATAAGGGGGGGCATGATGCCATTAAAATAGATGGGATTGCTGTTACTACAGCTGATGCTCTTAAGGGAGACATAACAAACGATCACGCCATAGGTTTTAGGTGGATGAGTAAAGATTTTGTTCGAGACGGGATAGAGGTAAAAAGTAAAAAAGGACCAAAATTTAATATAGTGATTGAAAAGTTAAAGGTAAAGGTAATTCCAATCGTAAAAAATTCAAATATTTATTTTAATGTAAAGATCAAAGCTAAAGCTGTTGTTCTTGTCCTTGTAGAAAAAGTGAATCTTG
The DNA window shown above is from Neobacillus sp. WH10 and carries:
- a CDS encoding Ger(x)C family spore germination protein produces the protein MRRKLIKHFFLTLIVLTVIPIAGCWDTTESERMVYAQGIGVDYKDGRYTVYLQVINLRLMAKSESSGPGGAQENVEVGHASAESFDKAVFNLYKSAQRRIFWGHLSYLVFTEDALKQVGIKSTIDMLDRYRETRYRIWIYATKEPLSKVFVTTPILDLSTALSRLSDPKAAFHQSSFIRPIDMRELLIAIDEPGHEVIMPFISISEKAWVTDKGGHDAIKIDGIAVTTADALKGDITNDHAIGFRWMSKDFVRDGIEVKSKKGPKFNIVIEKLKVKVIPIVKNSNIYFNVKIKAKAVVLVLVEKVNLDWLATETEKEIKKQVMETYSKGLSIDADVFRLSEVLYRKKVKAWKQAEYNGKIPLTKDSIKLDIKVKLVNGAKQRKKPTID